In a single window of the Notamacropus eugenii isolate mMacEug1 chromosome 4, mMacEug1.pri_v2, whole genome shotgun sequence genome:
- the UBE2L3 gene encoding ubiquitin-conjugating enzyme E2 L3 isoform X5 has product MAASRRLMKDNPPYDKGAFRIEINFPAEYPFKPPKITFKTKIYHPNIDEKGQVCLPVISAENWKPATKTDQVIQSLIALVNDPQPEHPLRADLAEEYSKDRKKFCKNAEEFTKKYGEKRPVD; this is encoded by the exons GACAACCCTCCGTATGACAAGGGAGCCTTCAGAATCGAAATCAACTTCCCAGCAGAGTATCCATTCAAACCACCTAAGATCACTTTTAAAACAAAGATTTACCACCCTAACATCGATGAAAAAGGGCAGGTCTGTCTGCCAGTAATTAGTGCTGAAAACTGGAAGCCAGCCACCAAAACTGACCAAG TCATCCAGTCCCTCATAGCACTGGTGAATGACCCCCAGCCTGAGCACCCTCTTCGGGCTGACCTAGCTGAAGAGTACTCTAAGGACCGTAAAAAATTCTGTAAGAATGCTGAAGAGTTTACAAAGAAATATGGGGAAAAGCGACCCGTGGACTAA